From the genome of Myxococcus xanthus, one region includes:
- a CDS encoding imm11 family protein, protein MQTDYFMLMGDSLNQWTTREGPPPEKRLRGISWQQRPVFVAAPIKLRTSTGGLPKEPFPAYEGSCEPLLSAKAKSLLEPLAISHLQFLPADVSFESGEVKRLWWLHVYRSIHCVDRKRTKGLFASPRQMMAIGKLVLDEQALADIPLERRLIFRLGELLDIILLHSSLVERLRSWEAEGLKFMRVDEWHHADFIEDYRGP, encoded by the coding sequence ATGCAGACCGACTACTTCATGCTCATGGGCGATTCGCTCAACCAATGGACGACGCGCGAAGGGCCGCCACCCGAGAAGCGACTCAGGGGAATTTCGTGGCAACAGCGCCCTGTGTTCGTGGCAGCCCCCATCAAGCTGCGAACCAGTACGGGAGGGCTCCCGAAAGAGCCCTTTCCTGCCTACGAAGGCTCCTGCGAACCCTTACTCTCCGCCAAGGCAAAATCCCTCCTTGAGCCCCTTGCCATTAGCCATCTTCAATTTCTCCCGGCTGACGTCTCCTTCGAGAGCGGGGAAGTCAAGAGGCTCTGGTGGCTCCATGTCTACCGCTCGATTCATTGCGTAGATAGGAAGCGCACGAAGGGCCTGTTCGCCTCCCCCCGACAAATGATGGCGATTGGCAAGCTCGTGCTCGATGAGCAAGCGCTCGCAGACATCCCTCTGGAGCGGCGGCTCATCTTCCGACTCGGAGAACTCCTCGACATCATTCTCCTCCATTCGTCGCTCGTCGAACGACTGCGGAGCTGGGAAGCCGAAGGGCTCAAGTTCATGCGCGTCGATGAGTGGCACCACGCCGACTTCATCGAGGACTACCGCGGCCCGTGA
- a CDS encoding RDD family protein, with product MSDFREALESISESPCSEHPGFSAALACTRCGTFICAFCVSSRAGLCLRCLHAASEPATRRARLAASLVDGVAFLLPSLLLGVLRCLALPDEAAMTAPAIYVPVVFVLLVQASLIRGTGASLGKRLLGIRVVRRDGRPAEVWRIALLRNALPIALCGYCGWFGLVDALFVVGDDRRCLHDWLAGTRVVKAPRAPRSFAARLVTG from the coding sequence ATGTCCGACTTCCGCGAGGCTCTTGAGTCGATTTCGGAGTCCCCATGCTCCGAGCATCCTGGCTTCTCCGCTGCCCTGGCCTGTACTCGCTGCGGCACCTTCATCTGCGCCTTCTGTGTCTCGTCCCGGGCGGGCCTGTGCCTTCGGTGCCTCCACGCGGCTTCGGAGCCGGCGACGCGCAGGGCCCGGCTTGCGGCAAGCCTCGTCGATGGCGTTGCGTTCCTGCTCCCGTCCCTGCTCCTGGGTGTCCTCCGGTGCCTGGCCCTTCCGGACGAGGCGGCGATGACGGCTCCAGCCATCTATGTCCCGGTGGTCTTCGTGTTGCTCGTGCAGGCGAGCCTGATTCGAGGCACAGGGGCGAGCCTCGGCAAGAGGCTCCTGGGAATCCGCGTCGTCAGAAGGGACGGGCGGCCGGCGGAGGTCTGGCGCATTGCCCTTTTGAGGAACGCGCTCCCGATTGCGCTCTGCGGCTACTGCGGCTGGTTCGGCCTCGTGGACGCCCTCTTCGTTGTTGGAGATGACCGACGGTGTCTTCACGACTGGCTGGCCGGCACCCGCGTCGTGAAAGCCCCTCGAGCGCCGCGCTCGTTCGCCGCGCGGCTCGTGACTGGCTGA
- a CDS encoding HEAT repeat domain-containing protein: MERELKSGRPRWLAGLVCVVVALALGCSRPWKREDTRTWEGCCKGADACLALLQELHGPDTGEKWLPPEQACAAWKLGREGEGVVPRLVSLLRHPERRVRGGAAQALAEMEGKATGAVPALIEAYEREPGGLALHALASLDDERAAPAIVRHLLESPTSALEHLGPTLAPVLFDVLENSESSWEALVLVRHVLSRRASMHTETFVPRLRTLLARELGESTLRRPPGTSCPSAPAPGCEAVFDGCTPRAAYVASVLAAHAREGAKGEPEALQALQRADVRLTPVALQALVAFRSPAAVPGVLEQLAVPECRARALASLALLGGVARPAATEPLLRLLATGKEGWERARAAEALGHVGDAAALEALRQAVYAPHSEVQAAAVDALGSYAFRAHAKELVPLLQRVVTTHASPVARSHARLALQGLAEQEVRPAESIDCARIIPARSGGWTLGEGHTSVHLHWEKPKAPPRGSPCAAVRGGDSASVLEAMGEACLVGWDDGEFGGTLEVHEAGRVTVLEEPRANPLQVVRMHGALVVVEGLAHMYFGAGRLVRVDASEGRWRATPWVTLPGAPMAYALDEAGDLVVGTTDQRLDAFVCGRAGTFAPAHVVRVTGDGRLAPVEPDGRP, from the coding sequence ATGGAGAGAGAGTTGAAGTCTGGGCGTCCCCGCTGGCTGGCCGGGCTCGTGTGCGTGGTGGTGGCGCTGGCACTGGGGTGTTCCCGGCCGTGGAAGCGGGAAGACACCAGGACGTGGGAGGGCTGCTGCAAGGGGGCTGACGCGTGCCTTGCGCTGCTTCAGGAACTCCACGGCCCCGACACGGGGGAGAAGTGGCTGCCGCCGGAGCAGGCGTGTGCGGCCTGGAAACTGGGGCGCGAGGGAGAGGGCGTCGTCCCTCGGCTGGTTTCGCTGCTTCGGCACCCAGAGCGTCGCGTGCGCGGCGGTGCAGCACAGGCGCTGGCGGAGATGGAAGGGAAGGCCACGGGCGCCGTGCCTGCGCTCATCGAGGCGTATGAGCGGGAGCCCGGTGGGCTGGCCCTGCACGCGCTCGCCTCACTCGACGACGAGCGAGCAGCGCCAGCCATTGTGCGCCACCTCCTGGAGTCGCCCACGTCAGCGCTGGAGCATCTCGGCCCGACATTGGCCCCGGTGCTGTTTGACGTGCTGGAGAACTCGGAGTCGAGCTGGGAGGCGCTGGTGCTGGTGCGCCACGTCCTCTCCCGGCGAGCCTCCATGCACACGGAGACCTTCGTCCCGCGCCTGCGGACGCTCCTCGCGCGGGAGCTGGGGGAGTCCACGCTGCGGCGCCCACCCGGGACGTCCTGCCCGTCGGCGCCTGCGCCAGGCTGCGAGGCGGTTTTTGACGGGTGCACCCCACGAGCGGCCTACGTGGCGTCCGTGCTGGCGGCCCACGCGCGCGAAGGGGCGAAGGGCGAGCCCGAGGCGCTGCAGGCGCTACAGCGGGCGGACGTGCGCCTCACGCCCGTGGCGCTGCAGGCGCTGGTGGCCTTCAGGAGCCCTGCTGCGGTGCCGGGCGTCCTTGAGCAGCTCGCCGTGCCTGAATGCCGCGCCCGGGCCCTTGCGAGCCTTGCGTTGCTGGGGGGCGTGGCGCGGCCAGCCGCGACGGAGCCGCTGCTTCGGCTGCTGGCCACGGGGAAGGAGGGCTGGGAGCGCGCGCGGGCCGCAGAGGCCCTTGGGCACGTGGGAGACGCAGCCGCCCTCGAAGCGCTGCGCCAGGCGGTGTACGCGCCGCACAGCGAAGTCCAGGCCGCAGCGGTTGATGCGCTGGGCAGCTACGCCTTCCGGGCGCATGCGAAGGAGCTGGTGCCGCTGCTCCAGCGGGTGGTGACGACGCACGCCTCGCCGGTGGCGCGGAGCCACGCGAGGTTGGCCCTGCAAGGCCTCGCCGAACAGGAGGTGCGGCCTGCGGAGTCCATCGACTGCGCCCGCATTATTCCTGCACGCAGCGGGGGCTGGACGCTGGGCGAGGGACACACCTCTGTCCATTTGCACTGGGAGAAGCCGAAGGCGCCCCCACGAGGGAGTCCGTGTGCAGCTGTGCGTGGTGGGGACTCAGCGTCCGTCCTCGAAGCCATGGGAGAGGCCTGCCTCGTCGGATGGGACGACGGGGAGTTTGGGGGCACGCTGGAAGTGCATGAGGCCGGGCGGGTGACGGTGCTGGAGGAGCCCCGGGCCAACCCCCTGCAAGTCGTGCGGATGCACGGCGCCCTCGTGGTGGTGGAGGGCCTCGCACACATGTATTTCGGGGCAGGGCGTCTGGTGCGTGTCGACGCCTCCGAGGGGCGGTGGCGTGCCACGCCTTGGGTGACTCTCCCAGGCGCGCCGATGGCATACGCGTTGGA